In a single window of the Apteryx mantelli isolate bAptMan1 chromosome 11, bAptMan1.hap1, whole genome shotgun sequence genome:
- the LOC136993003 gene encoding olfactory receptor 14C36-like: protein MSNGSSVNEFLLLAFADTQELQLLHFSLFLGIYLAALLGNGLIITAVACDHHLHTPMYFFLLNLSLLDLGTISTTVPKSMANSLWDARAISYSGCAAQVFFFFFFISAEFYLLTVMAYDRFIAICKPLHYGTLMGSRACVRMAAAVWASGFLNALLHTANTFSIPLCQGNRVDQFFCEIPQILKLSCSDSYQREVGLIAFSASVIFGCFIFIVLSYVQIFTAVLRIPSEQGRNKAFSTCIPHLAVVSLFVSTIIFAYLKPPSISSPAMDLVVTVLYAVVPPTLNPLIYSMRNKELKDALRRVISWTFSSSGNIAFFLHK, encoded by the coding sequence atgtccaatggcagctccgtcaacgagttcctcctcctggcgttcgcagacacacaggagctgcagctgttgcacttctcgctcttcctgggcatctacctggctgccctcctgggcaacggcctcatcatcacagccgtagcctgcgaccaccacctccacacccccatgtacttcttcctcctcaacctctccctccttgaccttggcaccatctccaccactgtccccaaatccatggccaattccctgtgggacgcCAGGGCCatctcctactcaggatgtgctgcccaggtctttttcttctttttcttcatttcagcagaattttatctcctcactgtcatggcctatgaccgctttattgccatctgcaaacccctgcactatgggaccctcatgggcagcagagcttgtgtcagaatggcagcagctgtctgggccagtggttttctcaatgctctcctgcacactgcgaacacattttccataccactctgccaaggcaacagagtggaccagttcttctgtgaaatcccccagatcctcaagctctcctgctcagactcctaccaaagggaagttgggcttattgcatttagtgcttctgtaatatttggatgtttcattttcattgtgctgtcctacgtgcagatctttactgctgtgctgaggatcccctctgagcagggacgaaacaaagccttttccacgtgcatccctcacctggctgtggtctccctgtttgtcagcactatcatctttgcctacctgaagcccccctccatctcctccccagctatggatctggtggtaactgttctgtacgcagtggtgcctccaactctgaaccctctcatctatagcatgaggaacaaggagctcaaagatgccctgaggagagtgatttcatggacattttccagcagtggtaacattgccttttttctccacaaatga